From one Anopheles bellator chromosome 1, idAnoBellAS_SP24_06.2, whole genome shotgun sequence genomic stretch:
- the LOC131216265 gene encoding uncharacterized protein LOC131216265, whose protein sequence is MIGQAIGRRIPATIRYAVPVRSINVDSTTKLGFPCTYSEDETKKILNTLNEQDVEELYKYNISKYRLKKIEGWRKKFGTFMSLEQVLELDGFGVTVLRKFYDSIVHGPKQDVVVAPKVKEIKFTTPLLTAPLAARLTSCVSLYIGLDYVTWARFKVRKDDSTALVGWNSYSIADRKLHLSELIRSVTDICQLVPEADVYVVENPPVAQASAMGSAAQTNINVQRSQLIGMLMLMLSNRPPAFAQQTEESGDAIGGNVFFLKQYLSARLFGIFVGSERVSAEDVVRSLMDRQLGPNEECLAEIQSRLDIPPGLRIVYEENDRAEREFLGQSLLLGLSFLRLCVFKCEDSLKLFRR, encoded by the exons ATGATCGGACAGGCTATCGGTCGACGTATTCCGGCCACAATCCGGTACGCCGTGCCGGTGCGTTCCATCAACGTCGACAGCACGACCAAGCTCGGATTCCCGTGCACATACTCGGAGGATGAAACGAAGAAGATTCTCAACACCCTCAACGAACAGGACGTGGAGGAGCTGTACAA ATACAACATCTCGAAGTACCGGCTGAAGAAGATCGAAGGATGGCGCAAAAAGTTCGGCACCTTCATGTCGCTCGAGCAGGTCCTCGAACTGGACGGCTTCGGGGTGACGGTGCTGCGCAAGTTTTACGACTCCATCGTGCACGGTCCCAAACAGGACGTGGTGGTAGCGCCCAAGGTGAAGGAAATCAAATTTACGACCCCGCTTCTCACGGCACCGCTCGCTGCCCGTTTGACCAGCTGCGTGTCCCTCTACATCGGGCTCGACTACGTTACCTGGGCCCGGTTTAAGGTACGCAAGGACGATTCGACCGCCCTGGTCGGGTGGAACAGCTACAGCATAGCCGATCGCAAGCTTCATCTAAGCGAGCTGATCCGAAGCGTGACCGACATCTGCCAGCTGGTGCCCGAAGCGGACGTTTACGTCGTGGAGAACCCACCGGTGGCCCAGGCATCTGCCATGGGTTCAGCCGCCCAGACCAACATCAACGTGCAGCGATCGCAGCTGATCGgtatgctgatgctgatgctgtccAATCGGCCGCCAGCGTTCGCTCAGCAGACCGAAGAATCCGGCGACGCCATCGGTGGCAACGTGTTTTTTCTCAAGCAGTACCTATCGGCGCGCCTGTTTGGCATCTTTGTCGGCAGCGAACGCGTCTCGGCGGAAGACGTTGTCCGGTCGCTGATGGATCGACAGCTGGGCCCCAACGAGGAGTGCCTTGCGGAGATCCAATCGCGACTGGACATCCCGCCCGGGCTGCGCATCGTCTACGAGGAAAACGATCGGGCGGAACGCGAATTTCTCGGCCAATCACTGCTGCTCGGGTTAAGCTTTTTGCGGCTGTGTGTTTTCAAGTGTGAAGACAGCTTGAAGCTGTTCCGTCGATAG
- the LOC131216648 gene encoding protein midgut expression 1-like isoform X1 gives MCSILACCCDCAATIACCCCTCALQTICCTVGIALIICLAVGLGVYFGVFHNRDSDSDSDTRAATPSSVLLRSLMPESWRDDKDSQWIY, from the exons ATGTGCTCTATACTTGCATGCTGTTGTGATTGCGCGGCAACGATTGCGTGTTG CTGCTGTACCTGCGCACTGCAGACGATCTGCTGTACCGTCGGTATTGCCCTCATCATCTGCTTGGCCGTCGGTCTGGGCGTTTACTTCGGTGTGTTCCACAACCgcgactcggactcggactcggataCGAGAGCGGCCACACCGAGCAGTGTCCTGCTGAGGTCACTGATGCCCGAAAGCTGGAGAGATGACAAGGATTCCCAGTGGATATACTGA
- the LOC131205314 gene encoding uncharacterized protein LOC131205314, with the protein MLFFEFVETWKHLVLILLEFPALQDLRIDCFFRKYRKQIVPFRVFPELKSWNRRQRFSFFRTNIPNLQCLKMECSTEFELDAWKYFSGQLKLVHVYGLDRSYLHPFLELTFPRLEDLAIKIFEFSIKVDMDFRKSKDFFGRHPSIRRLSFGNLFSVKCVQIISHHCAELAHLCLTLDIADDGNLESLVQLSKLKHLSLEGKVERKVLRGPMKSLESVALDVPHPQILLDNLFEVVPRLSCLKITTTINYDELEFICEKFSWLRHLELCFCNQQVAEDSVRFDRLEHLQELKLSHYFEIPFLRSCHRNNVRSLTIYRWRELLKTKEDDLCLVPERFPLLKRLMFLNNDNSMSLAAVERLHKLMPSCRIDYGDHHFYPIASVTAD; encoded by the exons ATGTTGTTCTTCGAGTTTGTGGAAACTTGGAAGCATTTAGTATTGATTCTGCTGGAATTTCCTGCACTACAAGATTTGAGGATTGATTGCTTTTTCCGAAAATACCGCAAACAAATTGTACCTTTCCGTGTTTTTCCGGAGCTAAAGAGCTGGAATCGACGACAACGATTTAGTTTCTTCCGTACGAATATCCCAAATTTACAGTGTCTTAAAATGGAGTGCTCAACAGAGTTTGAACTGGACGCTTGGAAATACTTCAGTGGACAGTTGAAGCTCGTTCATGTGTATGGTTTGGATAGATCATATTTGCACCCCTTTCTCGAGCTAACGTTCCCACGTCTAGAGGATTTGGCcatcaaaatatttgaatttagCATAAAGGTAGATATGGATTTCAGGAAAAGTAAGGATTTTTTTGGAAGACATCCCTCCATTCGAAGACTCTCTTTCGggaatttgttttcggtaAAATGTGTTCAAATCATTAGTCATCACTGTGCTGAGCTAGCACATCTATGCCTTACTCTAGATATTGCGGACGACGGAAATTTGGAGTCGCTGGTGCAATTATCTAAGCTCAAG CACCTTTCATTGGAaggaaaagtggaaagaaaagttcTTCGTGGACCTATGAAGTCGCTCGAATCTGTTGCATTGGATGTGCCTCATCCTCAAATTCTGCTCGATAACCTTTTCGAAGTTGTGCCACGGTTGAGCTGTTTGAAAATCACAACAACCATAAACTACGATGAACTAGAGTTCATCTGCGAGAAGTTTTCATGGCTTCGACACTTAGAATTATGCTTTTGTAATCAG CAGGTAGCAGAAGATTCTGTCCGATTTGATCGATTGGAACACTTGCAGGAACTTAAATTATCTCACTATTTTGAAATTCCTTTCCTTCGTTCCTGTCATCGCAACAACGTTCGGTCCCTGACAATATACCGTTGG CGAGAACTATTGAAGACAAAGGAAGATGATCTTTGCTTAGTGCCCGAAAGGTTCCCCTTGCTGAAGAGGTTGATGTTCCTGAACAATGACAACTCGATGTCTTTGGCTGCTGTCGAACGGCTACATAAATTGATGCCCTCATGTAGAATCGACTACGGCGACCATCACTTCTATCCCATTGCCAGTGTGACTGCGGATTGA
- the LOC131205376 gene encoding dynein regulatory complex protein 10-like, with the protein MGDSFEAVCADDSEEDVAAVRAMVERITSEIMAHGEEEHDSYDPESLQKVEFHVQIGRVGTILGEMTQTLEVLFCLPIICRNDALMDECFTGDDKSVIKFLSQYIASSSGPAVSKEDIDMEHLKIPSGQLIELATLLSRKELHAATVGHVKQLPGIYRRFLSNIREFRKFTINKMKLTAQKDLAKEKILHRLWTRNERNKKEIRKIEDILVLKKEKLEESVQEKYAVIERCRRELAELAVQSREQILQYMDDSDRQMYHYFERSDQRYESLLEEAATTTKTYQQRLQEDLCVEKANRLKKMKLTLQLQSWLHKYDKDAGERTQELKQLVATLNTRQQEYDHWKGSTFDPQEKKYFDAMEEKRQIEIREQQERIEAFMMNRAAKVLQRAWRSVAERKRKMRGKGRGRKGKGKRK; encoded by the exons GGAGCACGATTCCTACGATCCAGAGAGCCTCCAGAAGGTGGAGTTCCACGTGCAGATAGGGCGCGTTGGTACGATTCTGGGCGAGATGACCCAAACGCTCGAGGTGCTGTTTTGTCTGCCGATCATCTGCCGGAACGACGCGCTGATGGACGAATGTTTCACGGGCGATGATAAGAGTGTGATCAAGTTCCTGAGTCAGTACATAGCCTCGAGCAGTGGGCCCGCTGTTTCGAAGGAGGACATTGAC ATGGAACACCTGAAAATTCCGTCCGGCCAGTTGATTGAGCTGGCTACGCTTTTGTCCAGGAAGGAACTCCACGCGGCAACCGTTGGCCACGTGAAGCAG TTACCGGGAATTTATAGGCGCTTCCTGTCCAACATTCGCGAGTTTCGCAAGTTTACCATCAACAAGATGAAGTTGACGGCGCAGAAGGACCTGGCGAAGGAGAAGATCCTGCATCGCCTCTGGACGCGTAACGAACGCAACAAGAAGGAGATCCGTAAGATCGAGGACATTCTGGTGTTGAAGAAGGAGAAGCTGGAGGAGTCGGTGCAGGAGAAGTATGCCGTCATCGAGCGGTGTCGCCGGGAGCTTGCCGAGCTGGCCGTTCAGAGCCGGGAGCAGATCCTGCAGTATAT GGATGATTCGGATCGGCAGATGTATCACTACTTCGAGAGGAGCGACCAACGGTACGAGAGCTTGCTGGAGgaagcggccaccaccacgaagaCTTACCAGCAACGGCTCCAAGAGGACCTGTGCGTCGAGAAGGCGAACCGGTTGAAGAAGATGAAACTTACGCTGCAGCTACAGTCGTGGCTCCATAAATACGACAAGGACGCGGGCGAGCGAACGCAAGAGTTGAAGCAACTGGTGGCCACGCTGAACACGCGCCAGCAGGAGTACGATCACTGGAAGGGCAGCACATTCGACCCGCAGGAGAAAAA ATACTTTGACGCGATGGAGGAGAAGCGTCAAATCGAGATCCGCGAGCAACAGGAACGGATCGAGGCGTTCATGATGAACCGGGCGGCCAAGGTGCTGCAGCGTGCgtggcgctcggtggcggaacggaagcgcAAGATGCGTGGTAAAGGCCGCGGCCGTAAGGGCAAGGGCAAACGGAAGTAA
- the LOC131216648 gene encoding protein midgut expression 1-like isoform X2, with the protein MCCLFETIWLFMKTVVKPFCFCCTCALQTICCTVGIALIICLAVGLGVYFGVFHNRDSDSDSDTRAATPSSVLLRSLMPESWRDDKDSQWIY; encoded by the exons ATGTGTTGCCTTTTCGAAACAATCTGGTTGTTCATGAAAACCGTTGTAAAACCGTTCTGCTT CTGCTGTACCTGCGCACTGCAGACGATCTGCTGTACCGTCGGTATTGCCCTCATCATCTGCTTGGCCGTCGGTCTGGGCGTTTACTTCGGTGTGTTCCACAACCgcgactcggactcggactcggataCGAGAGCGGCCACACCGAGCAGTGTCCTGCTGAGGTCACTGATGCCCGAAAGCTGGAGAGATGACAAGGATTCCCAGTGGATATACTGA